The Argopecten irradians isolate NY chromosome 16, Ai_NY, whole genome shotgun sequence genome window below encodes:
- the LOC138310253 gene encoding uncharacterized protein, producing MTELNRHDLQIRLSNAERKTMGDEEQILMSRIEGSDTELPTMVSMNKEIFEEKGRQKEYVCRYCNKVFSKQKNLKVHMCIHTGEKKLQCNICGKCFIQSCHLKRHMRSHSGEKPYSCDICGNQFSQNGHLRVHLKSHFGNKNYKCEYCPMAFVQNSHLKRHMRSHLTIRPYKCDMCDKTYKFSDHLYIHLRRHTGETPYHCTFCDKSFHTSANLNAHIKIHNKYVDRKYKCQICVKKFHTNYALVKHMAVHTSDTPYTCHLCSKSFKYKGNLKHHFDVHSNDADVKMLKCVICIKQCTSFQNLKDHMLAHYEETYKVHKCEICDKTFKIKSSLKMHHSLHNGNKLAYRCLEIQCEFEAGTVEEMKNHSANWHNVQTESGTSEDALKDSQSSGFTSTHGKNSSCKVQNFKCPTECTHSFDNITDLVNHLKCHIKLEKNKKPMKRIPNYSNVSRLTASSVKKTVLGQSDSTAVDIQTRTFRIQPDAQVKPSTQLDPVSMLIKTAEQVLPSCHDQSGIGDNIREDQNATRDKILLIREHTEERNSILQSDCSNTRYSNHQSTGKETLSAMLPEQTASEALNIPSINSQNFTYSYQTIPSASTERIVTENPHHGTNAASFGSKVSTIDLHPSVSSSVQFSENNYQIQRGDYPLNTMGEEHNENSENGALGNPSFIIKGNANQSFVVGGHVIRMLENSDGSISTESLQVQSENIEEIIVDERTMHELVIGTSALPLTSGIHGHHSANFQQLGVGEMQEVTIPDRQKSDITDERSVNNSMHGTNSSNLDTNKETAASGLNSHAEPIAEELSAERTEGRSDSLSSALLHEADGSRFQYMPYTNEKNDLIASIGDHRYVLTHGEETEGDNLNKITTGHHHQDAEEIKRIPNHIEHSRVSTNSPQPQMHENRNNVLMQCPFCTEQFQDEISLKGHLSSHMSLSEKVVVNIVMYMCHLCETEFNSKDNLKNHLQTHN from the coding sequence ATGACAGAACTAAATAGACATGATTTGCAAATCAGACTTTCAAATGCAGAAAGGAAAACCATGGGGGATGAAGAGCAAATCCTAATGAGCAGAATTGAAGGCAGTGACACAGAATTGCCAACAATGGTAAGCATGAATAAGGAGATATTTGAAGAAAAGGGGAGGCAAAAGGAATATGTTTGTCGCTATTGCAACAAAGTATTCTCTAAGCAGAAGAATCTAAAGGTCcacatgtgtatacatacaggGGAGAAGAAACTACAGTGTAACATTTGTGGGAAGTGTTTTATACAAAGCTGTCATTTAAAGAGACATATGCGCAGTCATTCAGGTGAAAAGCCGTATTCCTGTGATATATGTGGAAATCAATTTTCGCAAAATGGACATTTACGTGTACACTTGAAGTCTCACTTTGGCAACAAGAACTATAAATGTGAATATTGTCCTATGGCCTTTGTCCAGAACAGCCACCTCAAAAGACACATGCGGTCCCACTTGACAATTCGTCCATACAAATGTGATATGTGTGACAAAACATACAAGTTTAGTGATCATTTATACATACACCTACGGCGGCACACGGGGGAGACCCCATATCACTGTACGTTTTGTGACAAGTCCTTCCACACTAGTGCTAATCTTAACGCCCACATCAAAATCCACAACAAGTATGTTGACCGCAAATACAAGTGTCAGATATGTGTGAAAAAGTTCCACACGAACTACGCTTTGGTGAAGCACATGGCTGTCCATACATCAGACACCCCCTATACTTGTCACCTGTGCTCCAAGAGCTTCAAGTACAAAGGCAATTTGAAGCACCATTTTGATGTACACAGCAACGATGCAGATGTAAAAATGTTGAagtgtgttatttgtataaagcaGTGCACGTCATTCCAGAATCTAAAGGATCACATGTTGGCTCACTATGAGGAAACATACAAGGTTCATAAGTGCGAGATTTGTGACAAGACGTTCAAGATTAAGAGTAGTCTTAAGATGCACCATTCCCTACACAACGGGAACAAACTGGCATACAGATGTTTGGAGATACAGTGTGAGTTTGAAGCTGGAACAGTCGAAGAGATGAAGAACCACAGTGCTAACTGGCATAATGTTCAAACAGAATCGGGTACATCTGAAGACGCTTTGAAAGATTCCCAATCATCAGGCTTCACTTCAACACATGGAAAAAATAGTTCTTGTAAGGTACAGAACTTTAAATGTCCAACGGAATGTACACATAGTTTTGATAATATCACTGATCTTGTGAATCACTTGAAATGTCATATTAAGCTCGAGAAGAATAAGAAACCAATGAAACGCATTCCAAATTATTCCAATGTTTCAAGATTAACTGCTTCGTCTGTCAAGAAGACGGTATTAGGACAGAGTGATAGCACTGCTGTGGACATCCAGACTAGAACATTCCGAATACAGCCTGATGCACAGGTTAAACCATCAACACAGTTAGATCCAGTTAGTATGCTTATCAAAACAGCAGAGCAAGTATTGCCTAGCTGCCACGATCAGTCAGGCATCGGGGACAACATCAGAGAGGATCAAAATGCAACAAGGGACAAGATACTTTTGATAAGAGAACATACTGAAGAAAGAAATAGCATATTGCAGAGTGACTGTTCTAACACCCGATATTCCAATCACCAATCCACTGGGAAAGAAACACTTTCTGCGATGTTACCAGAACAGACTGCATCAGAAGCGCTAAATATTCCGTCTATCAACTCCCAAAATTTCACTTATTCATATCAAACTATTCCGAGTGCATCTACGGAAAGAATCGTCACAGAAAATCCACACCACGGAACTAATGCAGCTTCTTTCGGAAGTAAGGTGTCTACCATTGATTTACATCCTTCTGTCTCTTCTTCAGTTCAATTTAGCGAAAATAACTATCAAATACAAAGAGGGGACTATCCCTTAAATACTATGGGTGAGGAGCACAACGAAAATTCGGAAAACGGTGCTTTAGGAAACCCTTCGTTTATCATAAAAGGGAATGCTAATCAATCGTTTGTGGTTGGAGGACATGTTATCAGAATGTTAGAAAACTCGGACGGAAGCATTTCCACAGAAAGCCTGCAAGTTCAGAGTGAAAACATTGAGGAAATTATAGTCGATGAAAGAACTATGCATGAACTAGTGATAGGAACGTCGGCTTTGCCACTTACAAGCGGTATACATGGTCACCACAGCGCCAATTTCCAGCAACTAGGTGTTGGCGAGATGCAGGAAGTAACGATACCAGACAGACAAAAATCCGACATCACTGATGAACGGTCAGTAAATAATTCCATGCATGGAACAAATTCATCGAACCTAGACACAAACAAAGAAACGGCCGCATCCGGTTTAAATTCACATGCAGAACCAATTGCTGAAGAACTTTCAGCAGAACGTACTGAAGGCAGGAGCGATAGTTTGTCCAGTGCACTACTTCATGAAGCTGATGGAAGTCGGTTCCAATATATGCCTTATACTAATGAGAAGAACGACCTGATTGCCAGTATTGGCGACCACCGGTATGTGCTGACACATGGAGAGGAAACAGAGGGTGATAATCTGAATAAGATAACTACAGGGCATCACCACCAGGATGCAGAGGAGATCAAGAGAATTCCAAATCATATAGAACATTCCAGAGTGTCAACTAATTCGCCACAACCACAGATGCATGAGAACCGGAATAATGTCCTTATGCAGTGTCCCTTCTGTACAGAACAATTCCAGGATGAAATTTCGCTGAAAGGTCACTTGTCCAGTCACATGAGCTTGTCCGAGAAAGTGGTGGTGAACATTGTGATGTATATGTGTCATTTATGTGAAACAGAATTTAACAGTAAGGATAATTTAAAAAACCATCTACAGACCCATAATTAA